One segment of Pontibacter akesuensis DNA contains the following:
- a CDS encoding acyl-CoA-binding protein, translating into MATQEEFESAVAKSKTLTERPSNDVLLKLYGLYKQASEGDVNTERPGGFDFKNIAKWDAWKNQQGKSQEQAREEYVQYVNELAS; encoded by the coding sequence ATGGCAACACAAGAAGAATTTGAAAGTGCAGTGGCAAAGTCCAAAACATTGACGGAGCGCCCCAGCAACGATGTGCTCCTGAAGCTTTACGGGCTGTACAAGCAAGCCTCGGAGGGCGATGTGAATACTGAGCGCCCGGGCGGGTTTGATTTTAAGAACATCGCCAAGTGGGACGCCTGGAAAAATCAGCAGGGCAAGAGCCAGGAGCAGGCGCGCGAGGAGTATGTGCAGTACGTAAACGAGCTGGCGAGCTAA